A single region of the Raphanus sativus cultivar WK10039 chromosome 1, ASM80110v3, whole genome shotgun sequence genome encodes:
- the LOC108837763 gene encoding LOW QUALITY PROTEIN: AT-hook motif nuclear-localized protein 13 (The sequence of the model RefSeq protein was modified relative to this genomic sequence to represent the inferred CDS: inserted 2 bases in 1 codon), giving the protein MDSKETHQQQQNRNAAAALSGPISTSQAMQHRSSVGALSLRQPQQLPMLAGSPYYVVDNQHPSIEQRGRGRPRKYAPPDANSSAGSGPPAKRGRGLPPPPASGNNQRRNNALGGEGEEDESITAHIINVNAGEDIAMKLVAFMNQEPRELCVLSASGTVSCAVLQSKTPLGVVKYEGLYLITDMSGTFLNTESYDGATVTRTGNLNVSLAGPDAKIWAGRVGGMLVAGSEVKVILGIFGPERVKPSEASSEPANVLSLSGGGPGFPQSQGPQCSSESSEENASTSLGNSTPQXHLSLWPGNNPQ; this is encoded by the exons ATGGATTCTAAAGAAACACACCAACAGCAGCAGAATCGCAACGCCGCCGCTGCGTTATCGGGTCCTATCTCCACTTCTCAGGCCATGCAGCACCGTTCATCTGTCGGGGCTCTCTCTCTTCGCCAGCCTCAACAACTGCCCATGCTCGCGGGATCGCCTTACTACGTCGTCGATAACCAACATCCGTCGATCGAGCAACGAGGACGAGGAAGGCCGAGGAAGTACGCTCCTCCTGATGCTAACTCATCAGCAGGTTCAGGCCCACCTGCTAAACGGGGcagaggtcttcctcctcctcctgcctCCGGCAATAACCAGCGCCGCAACAACGCTTTAG gaggagaaggagaagaagacgaaTCGATTACAGCTCATATCATTAACGTCAATGCTGGAGAG GACATAGCTATGAAGTTAGTGGCGTTTATGAATCAAGAACCACGCGAGCTCTGTGTTCTCTCAGCTTCAGGTACTGTATCTTGTGCGGTGCTTCAATCTAAAACTCCTCTTGGAGTTGTTAAGTATGAG GGCCTATATCTTATCACTGATATGTCGGGTACTTTCTTGAATACCGAGAGTTATGATGGGGCTACTGTGACCAGAACTGGTAACTTGAACGTGTCTCTAGCTGGCCCTGATGCCAAGATTTGGGCGGGTCGTGTTGGTGGAATGCTTGTAGCTGGTTCAGAAGTCAAG gtcaTTCTTGGAATCTTTGGACCGGAGAGAGTGAAACCGAGCGAAGCTTCTTCAGAACCAGCCAATGTGTTGAGCTTAAGTGGTGGTGGACCAGGATTCCCTCAGTCTCAGGGACCACAATGCTCAAGCGAGTCATCAGAGGAAAATGCTAGTACATCTCTTGGAAACTCTACGCCACA CCATCTTTCCCTCTGGCCTGGCAACAATCCTCAATAG
- the LOC108858613 gene encoding LOW QUALITY PROTEIN: AT-hook motif nuclear-localized protein 13 (The sequence of the model RefSeq protein was modified relative to this genomic sequence to represent the inferred CDS: inserted 1 base in 1 codon), with protein sequence MDPKETHQQQQQNRNNNAAALTYPTSTSQAVHNRSSVGALSPRQTQPQQQALMLNASPYSVATQQPGMQLGNAPDGGDSGGDANASTPAKRLIGRPPGSRTKKRRNYWRGGEGGPLKAHVIDVNAGEDIAMKLVAFMNQEPRDVCILSASGDVSSAVFHSKNPIGLVRLQGQYVITSMSGTFSNTESNGTVTRTGTLSVSLAGPDYMVVXGCVGAGGSLVAASQVEVIVGTFGSEGVKPSAASSAPANVSGFPQSQGPQRSSQSSEENASTSLGNSTPQPPHHLPLWPGNNPQ encoded by the exons ATGGATCCTAAAGAAACTcaccaacagcagcagcagaaTCGCAACAACAACGCCGCCGCATTAACGTACCCCACCTCCACTTCTCAGGCCGTGCACAACCGTTCATCTGTCGGTGCTCTCTCTCCGCGCCAGACTCAACCTCAGCAACAAGCGCTCATGCTCAACGCATCTCCTTACTCCGTCGCGACCCAACAACCGGGGATGCAACTCGGGAACGCTCCTGATGGTGGAGATAGCGGCGGAGACGCAAATGCTAGCACACCTGCTAAACGGCTCATAGGTCGTCCTCCCGGCTCCCGTACTAAGAAGCGGCGCAACTACTGGAGAG gaggagaaggaggaccGCTTAAAGCTCATGTCATTGACGTCAATGCTGGAGAG GACATAGCTATGAAGTTAGTGGCGTTTATGAATCAAGAACCACGCGACGTCTGTATTCTCTCAGCTTCAGGAGATGTATCTAGTGCGGTGTTTCACTCTAAGAATCCTATTGGACTTGTTAGGCTTCAG GGCCAATATGTTATCACTTCTATGTCAGGTACTTTCTCGAACACTGAGAGTAATGGTACTGTGACCAGAACTGGTACCTTGAGCGTGTCTCTAGCTGGCCCTGATTACATGGTTG GGGGTTGTGTTGGTGCTGGTGGAAGCCTTGTAGCTGCATCACAAGTCGAG gtCATTGTTGGAACCTTTGGATCAGAGGGAGTGAAACCGAGCGCAGCTTCTTCAGCACCAGCCAATGTGTCAGGATTCCCTCAGTCTCAGGGACCACAACGTTCAAGCCAGTCGTCAGAGGAAAATGCTAGTACATCTCTTGGAAACTCTACGCCACAACCACCTCACCATCTTCCCCTCTGGCCTGGCAACAATCCTCAATAA